From the genome of Pseudomonadota bacterium, one region includes:
- a CDS encoding homoserine O-acetyltransferase, whose protein sequence is MLTGDQKSRHLVTNASGFTITLGDTQPMSLDNGTQFGPFDIAYQTYGVMNAEKSNVILICHALTGDQYVASEHPVTGKPGWWDDMVGAGKPIDTERFFVICINALGGCMGSAGPKEIDPKTNRPYGLEFPVITIADMVRAQKLVIEQLGVDQLFCVVGGSMGAMQVLEWASRYKDNVFSAMPIAGAARHTAQNIAFHEVGRQAILADPDWHGGNYMEHGSVPRRGLGVARMTAHITYLSEAALHRKFGRNLQNRAQPSYGFDADFQVESYLRHQGSTFVERFDANSYLYITRAMDYFDLAAEYGGSLAAAFDGVKARFCIVSFSSDWLFPTAENRAIVHALNAVAADVSFVEIESDQGHDAFLLDEPEFRRVARGFIDSCAEQRGLGRPDR, encoded by the coding sequence ATGCTAACAGGCGACCAAAAGTCGCGACATCTAGTCACAAATGCCAGCGGGTTTACCATCACGCTTGGTGATACACAACCTATGAGCTTGGATAATGGGACTCAATTCGGTCCATTCGATATTGCATATCAAACTTATGGTGTTATGAATGCTGAAAAGTCGAATGTAATTCTTATTTGTCACGCATTAACCGGGGATCAGTACGTTGCGAGTGAACACCCCGTGACTGGGAAGCCGGGTTGGTGGGATGACATGGTGGGGGCTGGCAAGCCAATCGACACTGAACGATTTTTTGTAATTTGCATAAATGCATTAGGTGGCTGCATGGGCAGTGCCGGCCCCAAAGAAATAGATCCAAAAACCAACCGACCTTACGGCCTTGAATTTCCGGTTATTACAATTGCCGACATGGTCCGAGCGCAAAAACTTGTGATCGAGCAATTAGGTGTTGACCAGCTTTTCTGTGTTGTGGGTGGTTCCATGGGCGCGATGCAGGTGCTTGAATGGGCCTCCCGTTATAAGGATAATGTTTTTTCCGCTATGCCTATCGCAGGTGCAGCAAGGCACACGGCGCAGAATATTGCCTTTCATGAGGTAGGCCGGCAGGCAATTTTAGCGGATCCGGATTGGCATGGCGGTAATTATATGGAACACGGTTCAGTTCCCAGACGGGGGCTTGGTGTGGCTCGTATGACTGCGCATATCACTTATTTGTCCGAGGCGGCTCTCCATCGCAAGTTTGGTCGTAATCTCCAGAATCGCGCTCAGCCGTCCTACGGTTTTGACGCTGATTTTCAGGTTGAAAGCTATCTCCGGCATCAGGGAAGCACATTCGTGGAACGTTTCGATGCGAATTCTTATTTGTATATAACACGAGCGATGGATTATTTTGATTTAGCTGCTGAATACGGGGGGTCGTTGGCGGCCGCTTTTGACGGCGTCAAAGCAAGATTTTGTATCGTTTCTTTTAGCAGCGACTGGTTATTCCCTACAGCAGAGAACAGAGCTATCGTGCATGCGTTAAATGCCGTTGCAGCTGACGTTAGCTTTGTCGAGATTGAAAGTGATCAAGGCCATGATGCTTTTCTACTCGACGAACCAGAATTTCGGCGCGTAGCAAGAGGTTTTATTGACTCGTGCGCTGAGCAGCGTGGCTTGGGGCGACCGGATCGGTAG
- the pheA gene encoding chorismate mutase — protein sequence MPNKVEKRETLDELRAEIDDIDCKVHDLLMDRANLVTRIKEVKSLESIATVRPGREAYILRRLMTRHRGNFPKVAVARIWREIIAGITRMEMPTYKVAVYVTDKNQTYWDLARDQFGVGTTMQHFAHIKVVLNSVASGQATIGVVPTPSDDSTDPWWISLMVPDGLKIVYKLPFFKGTNVRNNPDEAATAFAVGRILPDTTKDDRTLLVIATEEPLSRSAVCDLTMRVGLNSSLLTSSQQGDWYHLVEISSFITEIDARIEHLNKISEILRIAIIGSYAEPLPAFGNEK from the coding sequence ATGCCGAATAAAGTAGAGAAACGAGAGACCTTAGACGAGCTGAGGGCTGAAATAGATGATATTGACTGTAAAGTCCATGACCTGCTTATGGATCGAGCTAATTTGGTAACACGCATCAAAGAAGTGAAGAGCTTAGAATCCATAGCAACTGTGCGACCTGGGCGGGAAGCTTATATTCTACGTCGCCTTATGACTCGACACCGCGGTAATTTTCCAAAAGTCGCAGTCGCACGAATCTGGCGCGAAATAATTGCGGGAATCACACGCATGGAAATGCCCACTTACAAGGTGGCAGTCTATGTAACGGATAAAAATCAAACTTATTGGGATTTAGCTCGTGATCAGTTTGGCGTTGGAACAACTATGCAGCACTTCGCTCACATCAAGGTAGTGTTAAACAGCGTTGCATCCGGTCAGGCTACTATTGGTGTCGTCCCAACACCCAGTGATGACTCAACAGACCCATGGTGGATAAGCCTAATGGTACCAGACGGATTGAAAATCGTCTATAAACTTCCCTTTTTCAAGGGAACGAACGTACGCAATAATCCCGATGAGGCTGCTACTGCCTTTGCGGTAGGGCGCATTCTACCAGATACAACTAAAGATGACCGCACCTTACTCGTAATAGCAACGGAAGAACCACTCAGTAGGTCTGCAGTTTGTGACCTTACAATGCGTGTTGGCCTTAATTCGTCACTGCTAACTTCCTCCCAGCAAGGGGATTGGTATCACTTGGTTGAGATCAGCAGCTTTATCACTGAAATTGATGCCCGGATTGAACATTTGAACAAAATTAGTGAAATACTAAGAATCGCAATAATTGGATCTTATGCCGAGCCCCTCCCTGCATTTGGTAATGAAAAATGA